One region of Vescimonas fastidiosa genomic DNA includes:
- a CDS encoding ABC transporter permease produces the protein MKKNILKNDGVQSLLASLICILLGLLIGFIVLLFINPSGAGEAITAVIKNFLNYSKAATQAKYLGNTLVKTAPLLMCALSILFAYKVGLFNIGAAGQYCAGVALSLYAALAWGWGWLPCMLLAMLGGMVLGAISGLLKSYCNVNEVISGIMLNWIVLYLTNMLLTNVKEATSPYTFVLAHKNPSAILPSLGIGSLFNNNGYVGLALPLSVLAAVAVWVVLEKTRFGYELRATGNNKNAAKYCGMAEKRNIILTLVISGALAGLGAAMLYLTGYEQWQCSTSSVPGMGFNGIAAAFLGGLNPFGTILASFFIQHITAGGAYVDKSMYCVQISDLISSLIIYLCGFVLFIKYAMNVGIRKREEKATLKEKEQSETPPADANTGKGGDQ, from the coding sequence ATGAAAAAGAACATTCTGAAAAACGACGGCGTACAGTCTCTGCTGGCGTCGCTGATCTGCATACTCTTGGGCCTGCTTATCGGCTTTATCGTGCTGCTGTTCATCAATCCCAGCGGCGCGGGTGAGGCGATCACGGCCGTTATCAAAAACTTCCTCAACTACAGCAAGGCCGCGACTCAAGCCAAGTACCTGGGCAACACCCTGGTGAAGACCGCACCGTTGCTGATGTGCGCACTGTCCATCCTGTTTGCCTACAAGGTGGGCCTGTTCAACATCGGCGCGGCGGGCCAGTACTGCGCGGGCGTGGCGCTGAGCCTGTACGCCGCCCTGGCCTGGGGGTGGGGCTGGCTGCCGTGTATGCTGCTGGCGATGCTGGGCGGCATGGTGCTGGGCGCCATCTCCGGTTTGCTGAAGTCCTACTGCAATGTGAACGAGGTCATATCAGGCATCATGCTCAACTGGATCGTTTTGTATCTGACAAACATGCTGCTGACCAATGTGAAGGAGGCCACCAGCCCGTATACCTTTGTGCTGGCGCACAAGAACCCCTCGGCCATCCTGCCTTCTCTGGGCATAGGCAGCCTGTTTAACAATAATGGCTATGTGGGTTTGGCCCTGCCACTGTCCGTGCTGGCGGCGGTGGCGGTGTGGGTCGTGCTGGAAAAGACCCGCTTTGGCTACGAGCTGCGGGCCACCGGCAACAACAAGAACGCCGCCAAATACTGCGGTATGGCCGAGAAGAGAAACATCATCCTCACCCTGGTCATCTCCGGCGCACTGGCCGGTCTGGGTGCGGCTATGCTGTACCTCACCGGTTACGAACAGTGGCAGTGTTCTACCTCCTCCGTGCCTGGCATGGGATTTAACGGTATCGCGGCGGCTTTCCTGGGCGGACTGAATCCCTTCGGGACCATTTTGGCCTCCTTCTTCATCCAGCATATCACCGCCGGCGGCGCGTATGTGGACAAGAGTATGTACTGTGTACAGATTTCCGACCTGATCTCCTCGCTGATCATTTATCTGTGCGGCTTTGTGCTGTTTATTAAGTACGCCATGAATGTGGGCATCCGCAAGCGGGAGGAAAAGGCTACGCTGAAGGAAAAGGAGCAGAGCGAAACGCCGCCTGCTGATGCAAACACCGGGAAAGGAGGCGATCAGTAA
- a CDS encoding FadR/GntR family transcriptional regulator encodes MMRKDLPHQVADSLYKMIADTQEFRPGDKLPGENTLSDRLGISRSTLREAIKVLCSQGVLEVYRGKGTFVSESMESFISFGLDELDLNRSRVKDLFEARLLFEPQLAAMACQRATDEELGAIMEAGKLVEEQIRLHADRTSADQEFHQRIAVASHNRFMLQLLPIIHSAVSETIMLNEHQELLSDITLRDHALLMDFLGKRDAFGAEAAMRIHLRSAMNALALAK; translated from the coding sequence ATGATGAGAAAAGACCTGCCCCATCAAGTGGCGGACAGCTTATATAAGATGATCGCGGACACACAGGAGTTCCGCCCCGGTGACAAGCTGCCAGGAGAAAACACCCTCTCGGATAGGCTGGGTATCAGCCGTTCCACCCTGCGGGAGGCTATCAAGGTGCTTTGCTCGCAGGGCGTGTTGGAGGTCTATCGTGGCAAGGGCACCTTCGTATCCGAAAGCATGGAGAGCTTTATCAGCTTCGGCTTGGACGAATTGGATCTGAACCGCAGCCGTGTGAAGGATCTATTCGAGGCCCGTCTCCTGTTTGAGCCACAGTTGGCAGCTATGGCCTGCCAGCGCGCCACGGACGAGGAACTGGGCGCCATCATGGAAGCAGGAAAGCTGGTAGAGGAGCAAATACGGCTCCACGCCGACCGCACTTCTGCCGACCAAGAATTCCATCAGCGCATTGCTGTGGCCTCCCACAACCGCTTTATGCTTCAACTTTTGCCCATCATCCACAGCGCTGTGTCTGAGACCATCATGCTCAATGAGCACCAGGAGTTGCTGTCGGACATCACCCTGCGGGACCACGCGCTGCTGATGGATTTTCTCGGCAAGAGAGATGCTTTCGGCGCGGAAGCTGCCATGCGCATCCACCTGCGCAGCGCCATGAATGCGCTGGCCTTGGCAAAATGA
- a CDS encoding SLC13 family permease, whose protein sequence is MKKHIPTIAALLMMFVFGYVCPTWSTVTPVGLKVLGAFIGWLILVIAGKGMVIASCLAFFAFALSGYQTPAELLAAGFGSTGLLQFLYAFLLTGAFTRSGAGEVIVRWALSRKALNGRPMLFMLVWWTAMTILGALTTNVVACMMLGFSLIASIAKVVGYDIKDSWCRFMIAGTVLVGGTAGVLIPFQGVPTMSLTVFDKYAEQTGLLVDRGAYVTAVVMSSVLLILCFTFLARKVLRLDVTPLKRLNVADIVEGHTVKLSRKQVIITVIMLVSYLYPVFLMPLDKASAAYTLLNDRIGQTMFMGLAVAALALIGEKGEPYYDLEKNIGSDVMWGAIAAYALVTVAAGAVASDAAGIKDWLLLILTDAVSSMPLALVILFFALVSTFLTQVFSNMATIIIVSSIIAPMMTIFAAKGFNVSVIPAFILQGGMSAIATAGGSGFAAMMLAQPSFKGDGAAWALKKGSIMLLMLVACTFVTTMVLGYIF, encoded by the coding sequence ATGAAAAAACATATCCCTACCATAGCAGCTCTGCTGATGATGTTCGTATTTGGTTACGTTTGCCCTACATGGTCCACGGTGACGCCGGTCGGCCTGAAGGTGCTGGGTGCGTTTATTGGCTGGCTGATCCTGGTCATAGCCGGAAAGGGTATGGTCATCGCGTCCTGCCTGGCGTTTTTTGCATTCGCGCTCAGCGGGTATCAGACTCCGGCGGAGCTGCTGGCGGCAGGCTTTGGCAGCACAGGTCTTCTGCAGTTCCTCTATGCCTTCCTGCTGACGGGCGCTTTTACCCGCAGCGGCGCAGGCGAGGTCATTGTGAGGTGGGCGCTGTCCCGCAAGGCTTTGAACGGAAGGCCGATGCTGTTCATGCTGGTATGGTGGACGGCCATGACCATTCTGGGTGCGCTGACCACCAATGTGGTGGCCTGCATGATGCTGGGCTTCTCCCTGATCGCCAGCATCGCCAAGGTAGTGGGCTATGATATCAAGGACAGCTGGTGCCGCTTCATGATCGCGGGTACGGTGCTGGTAGGCGGAACGGCCGGTGTGCTGATCCCGTTTCAGGGTGTGCCTACCATGTCCCTTACTGTTTTTGATAAGTATGCCGAGCAGACGGGGCTGCTGGTGGATCGCGGTGCCTATGTAACAGCCGTTGTCATGAGCAGTGTACTGTTGATCCTGTGCTTTACTTTCCTGGCCCGGAAGGTTCTGCGGTTGGATGTAACACCGTTGAAGCGGCTGAATGTAGCTGATATTGTGGAGGGCCATACGGTCAAGCTCAGCCGCAAGCAGGTGATCATCACTGTGATTATGCTGGTATCCTATCTGTACCCTGTGTTCCTGATGCCGCTGGATAAGGCTTCCGCCGCCTATACGCTGCTGAATGACCGCATTGGCCAGACCATGTTCATGGGTCTGGCGGTGGCAGCTCTGGCGCTGATCGGCGAAAAGGGTGAGCCTTACTACGATCTGGAGAAAAACATCGGCAGCGACGTTATGTGGGGTGCTATCGCCGCCTATGCGCTGGTGACGGTGGCCGCTGGTGCGGTGGCCTCCGACGCAGCAGGTATCAAGGACTGGCTGCTGTTGATCCTGACGGACGCAGTATCCAGCATGCCCTTGGCGCTGGTGATTCTGTTCTTCGCACTGGTCTCCACATTCCTGACACAGGTCTTTTCCAATATGGCAACCATTATTATCGTCAGCTCCATCATCGCACCTATGATGACCATCTTCGCAGCCAAGGGCTTCAATGTGTCCGTGATCCCGGCTTTCATCCTACAGGGCGGTATGAGCGCGATTGCCACCGCCGGCGGTTCCGGCTTTGCTGCTATGATGTTGGCGCAGCCCTCCTTTAAGGGTGACGGCGCCGCGTGGGCGCTGAAGAAAGGATCTATTATGCTGCTGATGCTGGTGGCCTGTACATTCGTGACCACCATGGTGCTGGGATATATCTTTTGA
- a CDS encoding ABC transporter permease, with amino-acid sequence MVLLLQYTLTFASVLILVALGGCFSEHSGVINLGLEGVMIMGALGGALAMRYMPTNSTPIAMLLVVLLAAALVGLIYSSLLAVACINFKADQTIVGTALNMLGLAGATVIVKAINTAANPDDVSSTIQFAGAKRSFLVNIGSFEFSWFMLVTLILLIVSYVLLYKTRFGLRLMACGEHPQAANSVGISVYKMRWAGVLISGVLGGLGGIVFITAGVSEWRFEYGVAGFGFLSLAVMIFGQWKPTRIALAALLFGMFRALSNVYTGFDFLRVLNIPSQVYNMMPYIISLVVLAFTSKKSRAPKAEGIPYDKGQR; translated from the coding sequence ATGGTGCTGCTGCTGCAATATACACTGACTTTCGCTTCCGTGCTGATCCTGGTGGCACTGGGCGGCTGCTTCTCGGAACATTCGGGCGTTATCAACCTGGGCCTGGAGGGCGTGATGATTATGGGTGCCCTGGGCGGCGCACTGGCTATGCGCTATATGCCCACAAACTCCACGCCCATTGCAATGCTGCTGGTGGTGCTGCTGGCGGCGGCCCTAGTGGGCTTGATTTACTCTAGCCTGCTGGCCGTGGCCTGCATCAACTTTAAGGCAGACCAAACCATTGTGGGTACGGCGTTGAATATGCTGGGCCTTGCTGGGGCTACCGTCATCGTGAAGGCCATCAATACGGCGGCCAATCCTGATGATGTGTCCTCTACCATCCAGTTCGCCGGTGCTAAGAGATCGTTTTTGGTGAACATCGGCTCGTTCGAATTTAGCTGGTTTATGCTGGTGACGCTGATTCTGCTGATTGTGTCCTATGTCCTGCTGTATAAGACCCGGTTTGGTCTGCGGCTCATGGCTTGCGGCGAGCACCCTCAGGCGGCTAACTCCGTGGGCATTAGCGTGTACAAGATGCGCTGGGCCGGTGTGCTCATTTCGGGCGTGCTGGGCGGTCTGGGCGGTATCGTGTTTATCACCGCGGGCGTGTCCGAGTGGCGGTTTGAGTACGGCGTGGCAGGCTTCGGGTTCCTGTCTTTGGCCGTTATGATCTTCGGCCAGTGGAAGCCTACACGCATTGCCCTAGCAGCGCTGCTGTTCGGCATGTTCCGGGCACTGTCCAATGTGTACACGGGCTTTGACTTCCTCAGAGTGCTGAACATCCCCAGCCAGGTGTACAACATGATGCCCTACATCATCTCCCTGGTGGTGCTGGCCTTCACATCCAAGAAGTCCCGGGCACCGAAGGCAGAGGGTATTCCTTACGACAAGGGTCAGCGGTAA
- the ilvD gene encoding dihydroxy-acid dehydratase, whose protein sequence is MISDQIKTGVDRAPHRSLLYALGLTEEELSRPLIAVVSAQSDIIPGHVHLDKIAEAVKAGVYAAGGTPVVVPAIGVCDGIVMGHKGMHYSLASRELIADSVETLLTAHCFDGAVLIPNCDKIVPGMLMGAIRVNIPALVCSGGPMLAGHVGGKKTSLSQMFEAVGAYQAGKLDDAGLRKCEQSSCPSCGSCSGMFTANSMNCLCEALGMALPGNGSIPAPVSARIQFAKHSGMKVMELVEKNIRPRDIVTAEAFHNAITVDMALGCSTNTSLHIPAIAHEAGLTIDLKQFNEISEKTPNLCHLAPAGEHFMEELDEAGGVSAVMKELADAGLLHTELPTVTGYTVGENIAHADNRDPEVIRPLDKPYSATGGLAFLFGNIARNGCVVKRSAVAPEMRVHSCTARVFEGEEAAVKAIFGGEIRKGDIVVILYEGPKGGPGMREMLVPTSALAGMGLDKDVALITDGRFSGASRGASIGHVSPEAAAGGEIGLLRDGDIIDIDMDKYTINARVTDEEFACRRAEQKPHESWVKNGWLARYQRMVSSADEGAVLK, encoded by the coding sequence ATGATAAGTGATCAAATCAAGACGGGCGTTGACCGCGCGCCCCATCGGTCGCTGCTGTACGCGCTGGGGCTGACGGAGGAGGAGCTATCCCGCCCACTGATTGCGGTGGTGTCCGCCCAGAGCGACATCATCCCGGGACATGTTCATTTGGACAAGATCGCAGAGGCGGTGAAGGCCGGTGTCTACGCGGCTGGCGGTACGCCGGTGGTGGTGCCCGCTATCGGCGTGTGCGACGGTATCGTCATGGGCCACAAGGGCATGCACTACTCCTTGGCCTCCCGTGAACTTATCGCAGATTCAGTGGAGACACTGCTGACCGCCCATTGCTTCGACGGCGCGGTGCTGATCCCCAACTGCGACAAGATCGTGCCCGGTATGCTGATGGGAGCCATCCGCGTGAACATCCCTGCGCTGGTATGCTCCGGAGGCCCCATGCTGGCGGGTCATGTCGGCGGAAAGAAGACCAGCTTGTCCCAGATGTTCGAGGCAGTGGGCGCCTATCAGGCGGGCAAGCTGGACGATGCGGGCCTTCGGAAGTGTGAGCAGTCCTCCTGCCCCTCCTGCGGTTCCTGTTCCGGCATGTTCACGGCCAACTCCATGAACTGTCTGTGCGAAGCGCTGGGCATGGCGCTGCCGGGCAACGGCAGTATCCCCGCTCCCGTCTCCGCCCGCATCCAGTTCGCCAAGCACTCCGGCATGAAGGTCATGGAGCTGGTGGAGAAAAACATCCGTCCCCGGGACATCGTAACGGCAGAAGCGTTTCATAATGCCATCACCGTAGATATGGCGCTGGGCTGTTCCACCAACACATCCCTGCATATCCCTGCCATCGCCCACGAGGCGGGGCTGACTATCGATCTGAAGCAGTTCAATGAAATCAGCGAGAAAACTCCCAACCTGTGCCATTTGGCACCGGCGGGCGAACACTTCATGGAGGAACTGGACGAGGCCGGCGGCGTGTCCGCCGTCATGAAGGAGCTGGCGGACGCGGGGCTGTTGCACACGGAGCTGCCTACCGTCACCGGCTATACCGTGGGGGAAAATATCGCCCACGCGGACAACCGCGATCCCGAGGTCATCCGCCCGCTGGACAAGCCCTATTCCGCCACCGGCGGCCTGGCGTTCCTGTTTGGTAATATCGCCCGCAATGGCTGTGTTGTAAAGCGCAGTGCCGTGGCGCCGGAGATGCGGGTACATAGCTGCACCGCCCGTGTGTTCGAGGGCGAGGAAGCAGCGGTGAAGGCCATCTTCGGCGGCGAGATCCGGAAGGGCGACATTGTGGTCATCCTGTACGAGGGTCCCAAGGGCGGTCCGGGCATGCGTGAGATGCTGGTGCCCACCTCGGCTTTGGCCGGTATGGGACTGGACAAGGACGTGGCGCTTATCACGGATGGCCGATTTTCCGGTGCGTCCCGGGGCGCGTCTATCGGCCATGTGTCCCCCGAAGCGGCAGCCGGTGGCGAGATCGGATTGCTGCGGGACGGCGACATTATCGACATCGACATGGACAAGTACACCATCAACGCCCGCGTCACCGATGAGGAGTTCGCCTGCCGCAGAGCGGAGCAGAAGCCCCACGAGAGCTGGGTAAAAAATGGCTGGCTGGCCCGTTATCAGAGAATGGTATCTTCCGCCGACGAAGGCGCTGTGTTAAAATAA
- a CDS encoding ABC transporter ATP-binding protein, protein MVHITKRFPGIIANDDITLQLKKGEIHALLGENGAGKSTLMSVLFGLYQAEEGIIKKDGVEVSIKDPNDANALGIGMVHQHFKLVECFTVLDNIIMGVEPTKMGFLQKKEARARVMELSERYGLKIDPDALIEDITVGMQQRTEILKMLYRDNEILIFDEPTAVLTPQEIDELMEIMRNLAAEGKSILFISHKLNEIMAVSDRCTVLRKGKYIGTVETKDTSVEQLSAMMVGHDVNFHVQKKPAQPGEVVLNVEHMTVASKMHKKNAVRDVSFKVRKGEIVCIAGIDGNGQTELVYGLTGLEPVAGGKVTMCGTDITKMPIRKRNILGMSHIPEDRHKHGLVLDYSLEDNLVLERYFEPEFTSRAGFLRRDNIRKYAENLIDEYDIRSGQGPITMARSMSGGNQQKAIVAREIDKDPELLVAVQPTRGLDVGAIENVHKELVAQRDAGKAVLLVSLELDEVMDVPDRILVMYEGEIVGELDPKATTQEELGLYMAGAKRDEVKE, encoded by the coding sequence ATGGTGCACATCACAAAGCGGTTTCCTGGTATCATCGCTAACGACGATATCACGCTTCAATTAAAGAAGGGTGAGATCCACGCCCTGCTGGGCGAGAACGGCGCAGGTAAATCTACGCTAATGAGTGTGCTTTTCGGCCTGTATCAGGCGGAGGAGGGTATCATCAAAAAAGACGGCGTGGAGGTATCCATCAAGGATCCCAACGACGCCAACGCCCTGGGCATTGGCATGGTACACCAGCACTTTAAGCTAGTGGAGTGTTTCACGGTGCTGGACAACATCATTATGGGCGTGGAGCCCACGAAAATGGGCTTTTTGCAGAAGAAAGAGGCTCGGGCAAGGGTCATGGAGCTCAGCGAGCGCTATGGCCTGAAAATCGACCCCGATGCGCTGATCGAGGACATCACTGTGGGTATGCAGCAGCGCACCGAGATCCTGAAAATGCTATACCGGGATAACGAGATCCTTATTTTCGATGAGCCTACCGCCGTGCTGACGCCCCAGGAGATTGATGAGCTTATGGAGATTATGCGGAATCTGGCGGCAGAGGGTAAGTCCATCCTCTTCATTTCCCACAAGCTCAACGAGATTATGGCTGTGTCTGACCGTTGTACCGTGCTGCGCAAGGGTAAGTATATCGGCACCGTGGAGACCAAGGACACCAGCGTGGAGCAGCTCAGTGCCATGATGGTGGGCCACGATGTGAATTTCCATGTGCAGAAAAAGCCTGCCCAGCCCGGCGAAGTGGTGCTGAATGTGGAGCACATGACTGTGGCCAGCAAGATGCACAAGAAAAACGCCGTGCGCGATGTGAGCTTCAAGGTGCGCAAGGGCGAGATCGTGTGCATTGCCGGTATAGACGGTAATGGCCAGACGGAGTTGGTGTACGGTCTCACGGGTCTGGAGCCTGTGGCAGGTGGCAAGGTGACCATGTGTGGCACCGACATCACGAAAATGCCTATTCGCAAGCGGAATATCCTGGGTATGTCCCACATTCCCGAGGATCGTCACAAGCATGGCCTGGTGCTGGATTATTCCCTGGAGGACAACCTGGTGCTGGAGCGGTACTTTGAGCCGGAATTCACCAGCAGGGCGGGCTTCCTGCGGCGGGATAACATCCGTAAATACGCAGAGAACCTCATTGACGAATACGATATCCGCAGCGGCCAGGGGCCCATTACCATGGCCCGGAGTATGTCCGGCGGCAACCAGCAGAAGGCCATCGTGGCCCGGGAGATTGACAAGGATCCCGAGCTGCTGGTAGCTGTGCAGCCCACCCGCGGCCTGGATGTGGGCGCTATCGAAAATGTTCACAAGGAGCTGGTGGCCCAGCGCGACGCCGGAAAGGCCGTGCTGCTGGTGTCTCTGGAGCTGGACGAGGTGATGGATGTGCCTGACCGTATCCTGGTGATGTACGAGGGCGAGATTGTGGGCGAGCTGGATCCTAAGGCTACCACCCAGGAGGAGTTGGGCCTGTACATGGCCGGCGCCAAGAGAGACGAGGTGAAGGAATGA
- the deoC gene encoding deoxyribose-phosphate aldolase: protein MNDTVKDILRRVDHTLLSQGATWEEIRAICDDGMKYGCASVCIPASYVRRAAEYVDGKIAICTVIGFPNGYSTTATKCFETEDAVKNGASEIDMVINIGWVKDRLYDKVLEEIKAVKAACGGKLLKVIIETCLLTDEEKKEMCRVVSDSGAEYIKTSTGFGGGGATREDVALFKANVAPHVKIKAAGGIANLQDAEDFVALGADRLGTSRIVKAVKAMEK from the coding sequence ATGAACGACACGGTTAAGGACATTCTCCGGCGGGTGGACCACACCCTTTTGAGCCAGGGGGCTACCTGGGAGGAGATCCGCGCCATCTGCGACGATGGCATGAAGTACGGCTGCGCCAGCGTGTGCATCCCGGCCAGCTATGTGCGCAGGGCGGCGGAGTATGTGGACGGAAAGATCGCCATTTGCACCGTTATCGGCTTCCCCAATGGGTACAGTACTACCGCTACCAAGTGCTTTGAGACGGAGGACGCGGTGAAAAACGGCGCCTCGGAAATTGACATGGTCATCAACATCGGCTGGGTGAAGGACAGGCTGTATGACAAGGTCCTGGAGGAAATCAAGGCGGTGAAGGCGGCCTGCGGCGGAAAGCTGCTGAAGGTCATCATTGAGACCTGTCTGCTTACGGATGAGGAAAAGAAAGAAATGTGCCGGGTGGTTTCCGACTCTGGAGCGGAGTATATCAAGACCTCCACCGGCTTCGGCGGGGGTGGTGCTACCCGGGAGGATGTGGCGCTGTTTAAGGCCAATGTGGCACCCCATGTGAAAATCAAGGCCGCCGGCGGCATTGCCAATCTGCAGGACGCCGAGGACTTCGTGGCCCTGGGCGCCGACCGCCTGGGCACCAGCCGCATCGTGAAGGCCGTGAAGGCTATGGAAAAATAA
- a CDS encoding BMP family lipoprotein: MKKFLALLLALVMTLSLVACGNKDDNGGKTGDYKVAMITDYGDITDQSFNQTTYEACKAFAEKNKVPFEYFKPNGDNTADRVAMIENAIEKGYNVIVMPGYAFGGAIVEAAPQFPDVKFIALDVAKGDLLEAGVAAKGEKYDYTPDNWDLSKYVDMSNVYCAIYSEELCGYMAGYAAVKLGYKNLGFLGGMAVPAVVRYGYGFVQGVNAAAADMSLTDVKVNYVYGGKFSGDADITAVMDTWYNNGTEVVFACGGGIFTSAVDAAKKVNGAKVIGVDVDQAGVIASYAAGEGADQATIDGYKALTVTSAMKGLYPATFDTLTDVIVNGKWDNYKGKIVTLGLVSADDPTLNYVQIPMESTQWKDGAFTKDDYKTMVKAMFDGTVKVSNDTSKAAKDFATVITVDDQGQIK; encoded by the coding sequence ATGAAAAAGTTTCTTGCTCTGCTTCTTGCTCTTGTCATGACCCTGTCTCTGGTTGCCTGCGGCAACAAGGACGACAATGGCGGCAAAACCGGTGACTACAAAGTCGCCATGATTACTGACTACGGTGATATCACGGACCAGTCCTTCAACCAGACCACCTATGAGGCCTGCAAGGCTTTCGCTGAGAAGAACAAAGTTCCCTTTGAGTACTTCAAGCCCAACGGCGACAACACCGCTGACCGTGTGGCTATGATTGAGAATGCTATCGAAAAGGGCTACAATGTTATCGTGATGCCCGGCTATGCCTTCGGCGGCGCCATTGTTGAGGCGGCTCCTCAATTCCCCGATGTAAAGTTCATCGCGCTGGATGTGGCTAAGGGCGACCTGCTGGAGGCCGGTGTGGCTGCCAAGGGTGAGAAGTATGACTACACCCCCGACAACTGGGATCTGAGTAAGTATGTGGACATGAGCAATGTTTACTGCGCCATCTACTCTGAGGAGCTGTGCGGTTACATGGCCGGTTACGCTGCTGTGAAGCTGGGCTACAAGAACCTGGGCTTCCTGGGCGGTATGGCTGTTCCTGCGGTGGTTCGTTATGGCTATGGCTTCGTACAGGGTGTGAATGCTGCTGCTGCTGACATGAGCCTGACCGATGTCAAGGTCAACTATGTCTATGGTGGTAAGTTCTCCGGTGATGCCGACATCACCGCTGTGATGGACACTTGGTATAATAATGGCACTGAGGTCGTATTTGCCTGCGGCGGCGGTATCTTCACTTCCGCTGTTGATGCTGCCAAGAAGGTCAACGGCGCTAAGGTCATTGGCGTCGATGTGGACCAGGCTGGGGTCATTGCCAGCTATGCTGCCGGTGAGGGCGCTGATCAGGCTACCATCGATGGTTATAAGGCTCTGACTGTTACCTCCGCTATGAAGGGTCTGTATCCCGCTACCTTCGACACCCTGACTGATGTCATCGTGAACGGCAAGTGGGATAACTACAAGGGCAAGATCGTGACTCTGGGCCTGGTGTCCGCGGACGATCCCACTCTGAACTATGTCCAGATCCCCATGGAGAGCACCCAGTGGAAAGACGGTGCTTTCACGAAGGACGATTACAAGACCATGGTGAAGGCTATGTTCGACGGAACTGTGAAGGTCAGTAATGACACCAGCAAGGCTGCCAAAGACTTTGCTACCGTTATTACTGTGGACGACCAGGGTCAAATCAAGTAA
- the deoD gene encoding purine-nucleoside phosphorylase, whose amino-acid sequence MSTPHNNANKGDFAKTVLMPGDPLRAKFIAETFLTEPKLVNNVRGVQGYTGTYKGVPVSVMASGMGMPSIGIYAYELYTQYDVENIIRVGSAGAMRADLELGSVVAGQGACTNSNFADQYELGGTYAPICDFGLLTAAVESAKELGVKMPVGNLYSSDTFYDAAGRNMRFSKMGVMAVEMEAAALYCTAAYTGKRALAICSISDNLVNGTELSADERQTNFTNMMKIALEVAVKMENK is encoded by the coding sequence ATGTCTACCCCCCACAATAATGCCAACAAGGGCGATTTCGCAAAAACCGTTCTCATGCCCGGTGATCCCCTGCGGGCGAAGTTTATTGCCGAGACCTTTCTGACGGAGCCGAAGCTGGTGAACAATGTTCGCGGCGTGCAGGGCTACACCGGCACCTACAAGGGCGTGCCTGTGTCCGTGATGGCCAGCGGCATGGGTATGCCGTCCATCGGTATTTATGCCTATGAGCTGTATACCCAGTACGATGTGGAGAACATCATTCGTGTGGGCTCCGCCGGGGCCATGCGCGCGGACCTGGAGCTGGGCAGCGTGGTGGCCGGTCAGGGCGCCTGCACCAATTCCAATTTTGCCGACCAATATGAGCTGGGCGGCACCTACGCCCCCATCTGCGACTTTGGCCTGCTGACGGCTGCCGTGGAGTCGGCTAAGGAGCTGGGCGTGAAGATGCCCGTGGGCAATCTCTACTCCTCCGACACCTTCTACGACGCCGCCGGGCGCAATATGCGCTTTAGCAAGATGGGCGTTATGGCCGTGGAGATGGAGGCCGCCGCCCTGTACTGCACCGCCGCCTACACCGGCAAGCGCGCTCTGGCGATCTGCTCCATTTCCGACAACCTGGTCAACGGCACCGAGCTCTCCGCCGACGAGCGTCAGACCAATTTCACCAATATGATGAAAATTGCTCTTGAGGTTGCGGTCAAGATGGAAAATAAATAA
- a CDS encoding methylated-DNA--[protein]-cysteine S-methyltransferase, giving the protein MVYTVEYASPLGGIILACDDNAIIGLWFSGQKYFGSTLPMHTEAKSHPLLQDARRWLDIYFSGKGPGFLPPLRYDSTPFRKAVCDIMLTIPYGRTMTYGQIARELARQQGREKVSAQAVGGAVGHNPISLLIPCHRVVGTGGSLTGYAGGIDRKMQLLRLEGADMSRFFVPQKGTAL; this is encoded by the coding sequence ATGGTCTATACCGTGGAATATGCTTCTCCGCTGGGGGGCATCATCCTGGCCTGCGATGACAATGCCATCATCGGTCTGTGGTTTAGCGGTCAAAAGTATTTCGGCAGCACCCTCCCGATGCACACAGAGGCGAAGTCGCATCCTCTGCTGCAGGATGCACGGCGCTGGCTGGATATTTATTTTTCCGGTAAAGGCCCCGGCTTTCTCCCGCCCCTGCGCTATGATTCCACACCCTTTCGCAAGGCTGTGTGCGACATCATGCTTACCATTCCCTACGGCCGGACCATGACCTACGGGCAGATTGCCCGGGAGCTGGCCCGGCAGCAAGGTCGGGAAAAGGTATCCGCCCAAGCCGTGGGCGGCGCGGTGGGGCACAACCCCATTTCCCTGCTCATTCCCTGCCATCGAGTGGTGGGCACCGGCGGCAGCCTCACCGGGTATGCCGGCGGCATAGACCGCAAGATGCAGCTTCTCCGTCTGGAGGGCGCAGATATGAGCCGTTTTTTCGTGCCCCAAAAAGGAACCGCACTCTGA